One segment of Methanosphaera sp. WGK6 DNA contains the following:
- a CDS encoding pseudomurein-binding repeat-containing protein, with product MKIKKKIKKELSKKEYQSFIKEVIDYNTKKGNMPPHIIVDDTKIYKNEYIEAIENVNKFILENGRQPETVSIYAKRRKD from the coding sequence ATGAAAATAAAAAAGAAAATAAAAAAAGAACTTTCTAAAAAAGAATACCAGTCATTTATAAAAGAAGTAATAGACTATAATACTAAAAAAGGCAATATGCCACCACACATCATAGTAGATGATACCAAGATATATAAAAATGAATACATAGAAGCTATAGAAAATGTTAATAAATTTATTTTAGAAAATGGAAGACAACCAGAAACAGTGAGTATTTATGCTAAACGACGGAAGGATTAA